Within the Osmerus eperlanus chromosome 10, fOsmEpe2.1, whole genome shotgun sequence genome, the region CACTGTTCTAAGAGGAACAGCTTTCAAGAATTAAGCATTGCTCAGAATGGTGCATAcagtatacatactgtacagtaactGTGGGTAACATCATGAAACTATTTGTCCAATGTTTCTTTGCTTTTCTTTGAGGCACAGGTACTCTTAAAACATTCAATGGGTGCAGAATATTGCCTGGTCCCATTCAGTGCAGTCTCTGTGGCGTGCTCACTCACATGCCTATTACATAACGAACTCCCACTCCCAGTTCAAGCGCTCCTAACAAATCCATGCACGCTTTGCTGCACACGGTCTATTTATATACTGTACCCAAGACATGACTGGTTCAAAAATACCACCAGTCAATTATTCATTGAGAAACATTGCAAAACTGAGAGGGTTCAGGGGACAGAAATAGACTCATGTAGGGGTAACAATGATCACAACCATTCGAAATCCAATGAGATGTTCGCTCTCCAAGGTACTGAACCCAAGGAAAGGGGGGAAAAACactcaaatgtgcattttgccTTCTCATGTGTTGTGATGGTATTTTTTAgcagtgagtgcatgtgtgatgGGCCTCTACAACTGACATGTTTCATTACAGGTTTCTAAAAATATCAGGCTACACTATACTTGTGTGTAAAGTGTTGGCAGATAAAAATGACATTGTCTATGCAGATCTGCACATATTGCATATGGAAACAATGGAACACCGCTCTTTCACAAATAATTTGATATCTTTAGAAAATCTGCTATGAAACCTATAAAGTCGTTTTTTTTAGGTTTTATCACATAATGACAGTTCAGTCCCATCAATAAACAAGTTCCAATAATTAAAATCAGACTCACATCATAATAAACATGCTTGCAGATGAACAATGTAATGAAAACTGTCTTCTATAATTAGGTCTTCCTTAAGTTAAGTAGCATGTGTAAAATAGCTACAGTTACACTTGATTTTGTGATTGATTGATTTGGTTGTTTATGAAGTAAGATCCCAGATCAAGATCATGTTTATGAGGTCTTGGACAACTCAATATCAAGACTGCAAAAGTAAGACCTCTACTAGTACACCCTTACcattttgtcatttattttATTCACTCATTAGGAACAGAAGCTCTTATAGTACCAGCACCCGTCAGGCTACTGAATATTTCATATCAAGGAACCTCAGCGGAACATACTGCCTCTTGCTGTTAGATAGACATCCACCCTGAGTACTTCAAGAGGCAGGCCAAGGCCTGGTTAACGAATAGACCAAGATCAATTCTTTATAATCATTATTGGTGGAAACCAAATCATATCtagttgtttttttgttccTATGTTTTCAATGTTTGCCTTTTTGATGTCAAATGTTTTCAGCTTCTTCTTTGAAAAAAGACTGATTAAGTTCCATCCACACGTGGCAACgtacaaaaacatgtttttgaagCATTGCCCCGACCCCAggactccaacaacaaaaccTTGTTGAGGTATGGAAGAACCTGATCATTGAGTAAACCAAGAAGTAGAGGCTAAACTCATCTGACTGTTCCAGAGAAGCACTTTCTCCAAAGGGCCTTAAACGAGTGACCAGTAAAGTCCAGGCCTTCCTAAAGGGCTTTTCATATGGGGCCAGTCTGCAACACTCAACGTTTATACAAACTagattttttatatatttatatacgtTTATATATTTCTGGTTGTGGCTCGTACTGTAGATGTCTAATATGAAAGGTCCTTGCTGTCATGGCATCCATTCTAGAAGTAGTCATAGAAATAGTAAGAGTATTCACAATTTAATGTCAGGGTGTAGAAGGATTCCTGAATTGGGATTACATCAAATAATTCTGTGTCTGAAGCCATGGAAACCACATTTGCTTCCTTGTAAGTTTTAAGAATGAAACACTGCCATCCTCAGGCCTGAAAGAGATTTTTTGAGTTGAACAACACCATCAAttgcacttgtgcaacaatggTTGAGTAGAAGTGAATACAGTTGTCCAGTTGGAGAATTGTTTGTAACCATGTTCAATTTAATCTTCATAGCAATTTATTCTCCATTTTTTAATTTAATAATAATAGAACATTGATTTTGGTTGAGTGAAAATACAAATTAACTTGACAAAAATGCCTTATCAAGTTCTGTTTATCGTAAGCCTCAAGGCAACACATCACCTCACTTTtatataagaaaaaaaaaaaaaaaaaaaaagaggttgGGACTTTTACAAAGACAATGAATGGATACATCAAAATGAGAGCATTTCATCCACTGTTTTAAACACTATACACTGAACACTTAAAATTTCGGTTCAGTTTCAAAAATGGTCATGAATCAACCAATTCTATTTTTTTGATGTTCATAAATAAAAGGGCAAAATTAACAGCATATttcatttgtatttttcttGTTTTTGCAATCCATCCACTTTGCTTACAGCAAAATGCTAGGTCCCATATAAATAGGAATCATTAAGAAAAACACTTAAAAGTGCAAAACAAGACGAAAAAAGTATTGAAACAGGTCATTCTACAGCTTCAGTACACTTGCTCCAGAAAAAACAGCAGCAATTTCCATTTTCTTAGCAAATAATGTTCTAATTCATAAAAAATATAGTTGGATGACAACTCTCAATTAAAACccacaaatgtattttaatTAAAACATGGCACCACCCATGGACCACGTTTCTTTTAGTATTATTCTAGAGTGCATTGGAGCGACATAAGATATTCCCTTTGGTGTGGTTTTACCTCCCTGTAGCAGTAGTTAAACTCTCAACCGttctaaagaaagaaagaatctgAGGTTTAATACTATTAAAATGGATCATCTTGTTTTCTATTCTCATACCTGTCATTGACTTACAGAAACATGGCTTCCTGTCACTGCAAATCTGTGATTTCCTTAGAGGGAAGAGCCATAAATAATTATAAATAACATGGGGATTGGTTCGTAGGTCATGCTTAACCCCACACAGCTCATTCCACTGGATCTGAGATCAAATGGAGTGAAAAATGCATCTCTTGGGCAGTACATTAGGTTGGGACAGCTTTTTGCCGTATTTATATGGCATAGCAAGGCTCCCAGCGAAACAGAACTTCTGACATGTTTCAAAGTTCTTTTTCCAACTGTCTGAAGCTAAATTTATATTTGTTTACTATGTCTTTACAGAAATGAATCCCAACAAAAAGGAATCCCAAAATTCTGTTTAAGATTGGTAATAGACAACCAACTTCAAACAATACGTTTTGACAAATCTTCTGCTAGTTGTGTGTAACATATGTTGGTTCTGTTGAGTGTGTGCCCTGTTACTCCTTGGCTTAGATCAGTTATCTTAGGGCTGGCGACGCTCTTTCTTGGTAAGCAGGTAGCACTGAATGGTTCTTAGGCGGTCTTTGGCTGGAGCAAACTCTGGCTGCAGCTTGAGAGTGGACTCATACCAGTGCATGGCCTTCTCAAACTCCTCCTGAAAATGGGAATCCACAAACAATGTTAGGTTTCATACAGCATAAATATGATCAATAATAGATCATATAATTTAGCTTTATTAACAAATAAAAAACCTTTACAATGTAACCTATTGCTCCTGTCAAAATCCTGCCGAACCTATATCGACTATCAAAAAATATAACAGAGCCCTTCCACCAGAATAAACGGTATGATGTTCTAAATGTTATTGGCATCTCACCATGGCAATGTAGACGTTGGCAAGAGTGAAGTGGTTCACGACAAAGTGCGGGGCGATCTCCACTGCCATGCGGGCCACGGTCAGGGCATCCTCCCACAGCCTTGCATTTTGGAAAATGTTGGCCAGACTGATCAGAGGCACATCCTagaagaaggagggaaagatggagagagagagagagagagagagagagggaaagttaGGTAggtagagaaatggagagatacAGTAAGAGAAACAAAAGCTGGGTTTAGCTATTGTTAGATTAAGAACTGCAAGTACATGTAAATTAAGAGACTGGATACAGTACCCTTTAAACAATGTTGACATattgtgtacatatatgtaccGTTTACATCAATTATGTTTAAGTTCAACCATGGCTGTGATCTATGATGCTTTCATGCAATACGGCATGTTTTGATAATTAAAATGAAGTGCATGTTACCTTCATATGGTGGGGGGCATAGTTAAGGGCCTGGCGCAGACAGTCGATGGCTCTTTTTCCCTGTCCCTTCACCCTCCAGTAAAGAGCTGCCATGCTGGACAACACCCATGAGGTCTGGTTCTGTGTGAGAACGAGTTATAGAGACACAGTTAGATATAAAGAAAGGGGGAAGGGATTgagaagagagtgtgtgcatgtgaacatGGCTGATATACTGTATGGTTAGATAACACAACCACATGTTGTGGCTTCATGTTGCCTTTACTTTGtaaattaacttttaacaaacaCAATCGAAGCTGTACAGTCAATTGTCCTGTAGATTTGAACTGCAACCTGAATCAGTAAAAAAGAATCCAACATGTTACAAATTGAGGTTGATCATCTTTCTATTGAGCAAAATGAGATTTGACCCTCTTAACTGTAACTGTGTGAGCATCGATGGCACTGTACCTTCTCCAAGACCTTGGCGATGCGCGTGCCCACCTGCTCAAAGGACTGGGGGGGGAACTTGTCTTTTCCCAGATTCTGCAGCACCTAAAgcaccggggggggggagaaggggtgcCTATAAGGTGGGTGCAATTTGCAGATGGACATGGCAAAACAAGGAGGTCATTTGGAATATCCATGTCTTTTCATCCCTTTTTCTGAACACTGGACTGGGTAGCTGCGAGTTGTTCACTACACTGCTGCATTAGTAGGTAGGTTATTACTGGTGACACTAAAAGCTCAGTTAAACTAACATAGCCTTAGAGTGAATCACTGCAGCAGCAACCTCTTTGAGCTGGCTCTCGCCGGTGTAGTGGATGGCAGCACGGTTAGCCACTCCGGCCAGGTGGTCTAGGGTGTGCATGCTGGTGGCCAGGTTGGCATTACACAGAGGCTCCGCTGCCGGCTCCTGGAGAGGGGTGGCAAAGTCGATGTGCTCGGTGATGCTGTGTGGGTGTAAGGAGATGGGGGATGGAAAAAGGATCATGTCATTTGAGGTATTTTCAAGTGTGGAATAAACGACAGATATCCACAGCGTGGTTATTGTAAAcgttattattgttgttattttccTTTCTCAGCGAGATCTTAGTCGGTTCGCAATAAAATGACTGCAATGGTGTTACCGGCGTTACGAAATGCCATATGGTAACCCATTCCATAACAGCCAGAGCACCACAGAGAAGACAGAGGTAGGTACTGACTCAATGTTCTTGGCAGACACGGCCAGCCAGGTGCTGGCTACGGTGGTGAGGTCCACCCTGCGTGTCCGCTGGCACTCCTCAGGCCCGGGCCAGCCCAGACTGGTGTAGTCCCTCCAGCGCCctgctggccacacacacacacacacacacacccgcacagaaacacacacacacaatgagtatGAGTTAGTCAGTGACAGTAGCATCAGCTCCTGGGGGCTCCTCTGTCCTGTATGGATGTTATTCTTAAATGAAGTGAAGAAAATACATAAAATGTCTGCAGATGCTTCTAGTGTGTTTGTTTAAGCGTTTGTACCCGaagggccaggggaggggatggTGGGCCCGCTGATCTCCAGGACAGAGTGCCCAGGCAGCAGGTCCCCCTGCTGGCCATCGTCAGTGCTGCTCCAGACCTCCAGGCTCTCAGCCTTAGGCTTCCTCACTCGCTTCACTTGAAATGTTATCTGAACAGGGAAGACATTTGTGAGGACCTTGATTGTTTATGTTGCCATAGTAGTTATAATCAGCTCATCACTACTTATTTCCACCACTTCACTAGTCAACTGACAAAGGCTTTAGTTCATGTTCAGTCATTTAACACACATACTTTCATACAAAATCATTTCATTCATGTTTTTTATATTACTTAAGATTAAGTTAGAAAAACAACCAGTACCCTACATTAACGTTTAAGTTGGAAAATAGGCAAACAGGGTTTGACTGCAATATTTGGATgattaaacacaaaacaaataaataaacacctACCCATTCGGCCCCCTCATCATCCTCACAGTTCCCGAGGCAGGGCCCTCCAGGGCGGGCACCCATGACACGGTCGTTTTTCAGCACCCGGATCCCCCGGAGGTCCCCCCTCTTGCCCCCCACGTCCAGAGCCCCCATCAGTTCCTCCTTCAGccgccactcctcctcctcacccccctcacttcctcctgcTTTCCCCGCTGCGCTGACCGAGGGTGAAGCCCGCTGCTGTCCTGCCGCTGCCTCGCCTGACCCGTTGCTGTCCAGGACCACCTCTGACGGAcacggagggaaggagagaggaatggaggaaagAAACATGGAATTATCCTTCTGCCCAGTCTTATGCCACTTGTATTTTGTAGGTTTTGCGTATAGACAAATTTCATATACTTCAATAAATTGTGGACCCAGCTTTGGTTGCCCCTTACTCTCAAAGAGAAGCGCCTCCTCTAAAGCGGTCCCAGGCAGAGACCCAGACTGGGCTGTGGGGTCCTGCTTCTCCACGCTATCAGGCTCCCACTTATCCAACTGCATTCCTAGGTcctcctccccaacacacaaggCACCTTCTGcatagacaaatacacacatacgaaATTAACatgtcgtacacacacacaatgtgcaaTCTTATGGAATAATGGGAGCCAAACTTGGGCTCTGCGAGGAAAATATACAGCATTCTAAATTAGGTAGCTGTTATTTTTGGCCAGCTTGAATTATTGAGTGGCAGATTTCTCCACTTCAAAGCCCTTTCCCCTTCACTCACCATACCAGAGGAAAACAGtgggagagcaagggagagggggagaagaatgagcagaggagggtgagagagcatGAAATACGAAACCGAAAACatacaggagagacagggagaatggggaggaacagagggagaagacccgatggagggagaagacccgatggagggaggagacccgatggagggaggagacccgatggagggaggagacccgatggaggaaggagacccgatggagggagaaggagaccaGGACAAATATGGCAAAAGGAGACATACAGCAAGAACAGAAAAGCTCAAATAAGGCATTAAGACAAATATGCTGTTGATTACTATCTTGATAGATCTGATTTACAGGTGGCTAttgctgtgagtgtgtatgtgcacaaaaTACCCTGGAATAGATTGTAGACAAGGGAATGGTACTGTATGGCCTGTACATTATTTGTGCAGTGCGTTTGTGTTTCAGTCTACACACTTGTGTGGCCTTGCAAGACTGTGTTTGAGTGTatatgtgcgtttgtgtgtgtgtggactcacGCTGGCATGGTGGCCTCTGCGGTAGGTTGTAGAGGAAGGGGTAGAACTGCAGGCAGCGCAGCAGGGGCAGGCTTGCCCGGCACTGAGGGCAGATGGATGAGAGGGCCAGGGCGTGGCGGAACAGGGCCAGGGCACCCGTCACGTTGCCCTGGGCCAGGCGCACGCTCGCTAGGCTGAGCAGGGTGTGAGGCTACCAGGGACAACCACAGCGGGAGGGTGAGAGGTCAAGAGGAAAAAGTAGTGAGGTGACAGAAATATACATTGTAGAAAAAGCAAAAAAACAATACATTGAGTGTATACCGTGTGCATTTTTGGGTTCACATGCTCCTGGACCCAAGCAGGGGGCCGCTAGTTCATGCGAATGCGTGTTAAGTACCTCGGAGGCGTTGAGCGCCAGCGCgtccaccagcagggggcacgCGTGGGCGGTGAggctgtggtggaggaggaggttagcGGCGTTGGTGAGGGGAAGGTGGCGGTACGACGGCGGGGCGGACACTAAAGCGTGGCGTAAGCACTGCAGGGCTCTAGTGCCATTGCCTTTAGCTCTCCAGAATAACGCGGCCTCGTTCTGGAGCAGCCAGTGGGGGGCGCTagactgaaagaaaaaaaagaaaaaaaaagtgaaaaggGGTGTTGAGTCTTTGGTATGGCAAATGCTCAACTAGCTATGTCAAGAGCGAAGTCCTGATAGTTACAGTATGTGAGATTTGAGGCCCAGAATAGGAcaacaatatatattttactttataaataatattgccaaaatatgaaaatttctctcaaaggatgatgccgaaaaactaatacatgcatttgttacgtcccgattggactattgcaatgtgttgttctctggcctcccaattacccacctaaaaaatttacagcgggtgcaaaatgctgctgctagactattgaccagaacaagaaagtttgatcacataacatctactcttgtctctctacactggctccctatccaagccagagctgacttcaaagttctactactaacctacaaatctctgcatgatctcacctcttctctggaacaaattacccgtctcaattaaggagtctgatactgtttcgacatttaaaattaggttaaaaacgttattgtttagtcaattctacgactgttaaaggtaagtatgttactagttggaggcaacaggggacgggttgtttccatccttattctataagtataaattattttagagttctcttcccctggaacagatttcatgttccaaatgaggggggctgtcgctgtcttggtgtgtggggttgcatcaaattccccttttttcctctgttaaattgctgcaccagtccacacttgaccggtggggatctcattctattatgactgtaactgttagctgctcctggcattctctaatccctgctctcctctctctgcccccccccacacacatcccttgtgatgtggggggtttgagttgtcagcacctgcctggtcgtcggtcagccaacgctggacctggttgcgagtctcccggtcctgtcctacatctataaagttgaacaatggattttggtgtttcaaaacccatcgacactgtatgactatgtttagcctgtgttctgctcctctctctcaccaaccgtctctggaggaggggatccctctctgaattgctcctcccaaggtttcttccatttttttctcctgttgagagtttttggggagtttttccttgtcttccttgagggtttaggttggttgaggggcagttctatgggcatatgtgaagccctctgtgacatgcttgcgtgtaaaaagctatacaaataaatttgatttgattataaATTAGCCTCTAGTGATGTTCTGGGGCTTGTATTTACAAGATCCTTGGTTGCACTGGCTGTTTGGAgaattcatcagtgccttaccTGTTTCATTGCTTGCACTATACTTGCGCCAATCTGGTCCAAACTCCAGCCTCCACTACGAGAGAGCAGCACctgaaccatacacacacaattcagCCAGGGAGAAGGCTTGTCTATGGATATCCCCAAGCATGCAGCAAGACACAGGTGTACGCACGCActcgtgctcacacacacacacacacacacacacacacacacacgaggactCCTAGTAGCgatagctacctgaaatgaatAGGGGTCTGGTAGCTCCTTGCCCTCCATTGGCCAGCCCACCGAGGCAGGCAGGTCAGCTGGGGCAGGCTGGGGGCCAGGGCCGCAGTCTGGCACGGCCACCGTCTTAGGAGGGTCACCACTCTCATAGAGCACAGTCTGAACTGGGCTGCAtgagcgaacacacacacacaatgctgttATCTATAGCCAGCACAACCAGAGGTCTCAACTC harbors:
- the ttc17 gene encoding tetratricopeptide repeat protein 17 isoform X2; protein product: MADFWKISPGYLIYVNVSRKSFVQVKIFIFLCILLVESGGATTHWVVTEDGKIQQQVDSPLNLKHPHDLVIFMRQETRVNYLKKLEKQLVAQKIHIEENEDRDTGLEQRHYKEDADCVTAKVPLGDLDLYDGTYISLESKDLCPEDFVDSRSPLPPDLEIPDCAKVFDLPYSIHAFQHLRGVQERVNLTSPLLSKEDPIFGSVSHKLGHSMDEVGHRIHQGLLRNSSSWVLYNLVSFYWRMKNEPKRAVDCVVRALHFSPRQHKDIALVNMANILHRAHFSADAAILAHAALDLTSDLLTSHYTLGNIYAMLGEYNHSVLCYEQALQAQPGFEQALRRKHAVLCQQKLEQRLEAQHRSLQRTLNELKEYQRQHDHYLRQQEALDKHKLLQEEQILRNIIHETQMAKEAQLGNHQMCRLGPQQRSLFCPFDLPVRYHRGDLFEYVHYIQFGEEMSVAGSVALVSEHGSNETASPQLQPSVSGEQEPAALWSQDAYPTEDVQRMLWPQRADCAREFPAVPSAHLLPTFYLPPETQGLSPVQTVLYESGDPPKTVAVPDCGPGPQPAPADLPASVGWPMEGKELPDPYSFQVLLSRSGGWSLDQIGASIVQAMKQSSAPHWLLQNEAALFWRAKGNGTRALQCLRHALVSAPPSYRHLPLTNAANLLLHHSLTAHACPLLVDALALNASEPHTLLSLASVRLAQGNVTGALALFRHALALSSICPQCRASLPLLRCLQFYPFLYNLPQRPPCQQGALCVGEEDLGMQLDKWEPDSVEKQDPTAQSGSLPGTALEEALLFEKVVLDSNGSGEAAAGQQRASPSVSAAGKAGGSEGGEEEEWRLKEELMGALDVGGKRGDLRGIRVLKNDRVMGARPGGPCLGNCEDDEGAEWITFQVKRVRKPKAESLEVWSSTDDGQQGDLLPGHSVLEISGPTIPSPGPSGRWRDYTSLGWPGPEECQRTRRVDLTTVASTWLAVSAKNIDITEHIDFATPLQEPAAEPLCNANLATSMHTLDHLAGVANRAAIHYTGESQLKEVLQNLGKDKFPPQSFEQVGTRIAKVLEKNQTSWVLSSMAALYWRVKGQGKRAIDCLRQALNYAPHHMKDVPLISLANIFQNARLWEDALTVARMAVEIAPHFVVNHFTLANVYIAMEEFEKAMHWYESTLKLQPEFAPAKDRLRTIQCYLLTKKERRQP
- the ttc17 gene encoding tetratricopeptide repeat protein 17 isoform X1, which translates into the protein MADFWKISPGYLIYVNVSRKSFVQVKIFIFLCILLVESGGATTHWVVTEDGKIQQQVDSPLNLKHPHDLVIFMRQETRVNYLKKLEKQLVAQKIHIEENEDRDTGLEQRHYKEDADCVTAKVPLGDLDLYDGTYISLESKDLCPEDFVDSRSPLPPDLEIPDCAKVFDLPYSIHAFQHLRGVQERVNLTSPLLSKEDPIFGSVSHKLGHSMDEVGHRIHQGLLRNSSSWVLYNLVSFYWRMKNEPKRAVDCVVRALHFSPRQHKDIALVNMANILHRAHFSADAAILAHAALDLTSDLLTSHYTLGNIYAMLGEYNHSVLCYEQALQAQPGFEQALRRKHAVLCQQKLEQRLEAQHRSLQRTLNELKEYQRQHDHYLRQQEALDKHKLLQEEQILRNIIHETQMAKEAQLGNHQMCRLGPQQRSLFCPFDLPVRYHRGDLFEYVHYIQFGEEMSVAGSVALVSEHGSNETASPQLQPSVSGEQEPAALWSQDAYPTEDVQRMLWPQRADCAREFPAVPSAHLLPTFYLPPETQGLSPVQTVLYESGDPPKTVAVPDCGPGPQPAPADLPASVGWPMEGKELPDPYSFQVLLSRSGGWSLDQIGASIVQAMKQSSAPHWLLQNEAALFWRAKGNGTRALQCLRHALVSAPPSYRHLPLTNAANLLLHHSLTAHACPLLVDALALNASEPHTLLSLASVRLAQGNVTGALALFRHALALSSICPQCRASLPLLRCLQFYPFLYNLPQRPPCQQGALCVGEEDLGMQLDKWEPDSVEKQDPTAQSGSLPGTALEEALLFEKVVLDSNGSGEAAAGQQRASPSVSAAGKAGGSEGGEEEEWRLKEELMGALDVGGKRGDLRGIRVLKNDRVMGARPGGPCLGNCEDDEGAEWITFQVKRVRKPKAESLEVWSSTDDGQQGDLLPGHSVLEISGPTIPSPGPSAGRWRDYTSLGWPGPEECQRTRRVDLTTVASTWLAVSAKNIDITEHIDFATPLQEPAAEPLCNANLATSMHTLDHLAGVANRAAIHYTGESQLKEVLQNLGKDKFPPQSFEQVGTRIAKVLEKNQTSWVLSSMAALYWRVKGQGKRAIDCLRQALNYAPHHMKDVPLISLANIFQNARLWEDALTVARMAVEIAPHFVVNHFTLANVYIAMEEFEKAMHWYESTLKLQPEFAPAKDRLRTIQCYLLTKKERRQP